One window from the genome of Solea solea chromosome 13, fSolSol10.1, whole genome shotgun sequence encodes:
- the glrx3 gene encoding glutaredoxin 3 has product MANLVEVTTQQQFDEFLKKAGKCLTVVHFQAAWAPQCVHMNEVMAELAKEHTHTTFVKLEAEAVPEVSESYGISSVPTFLFFKAGEKVDSMDGAHAPELTKKVQRLTVSGSPAGAVEIGSTDLNQRLKKLINAAPCMLFMKGSSQEPRCGFSRQIVSLLKQHNIQFSTFDILSDEEVRQGLKTYSNWPTFPQLYVNGELIGGLDIVKELAESGELENTCPKAVTLEHRLKTTINQSPVMLFMKGNKENAKCGFSRQILEILNGTGVDYDTFDILQDEELRQGLKTYSNWPTYPQLYVNGELIGGLDIVKELNGSGDLVSVMKGDS; this is encoded by the coding sequence ATGGCGAATCTCGTTGAAGTGACGACCCAACAGCAGTTTGACGAATTCCTTAAGAAAGCAGGGAAATGTCTGACAGTGGTGCATTTCCAGGCGGCGTGGGCTCCTCAGTGTGTTCACATGAACGAGGTAATGGCGGAGCTGGCCAAggagcacacacatacaacgTTTGTGAAGCTGGAGGCGGAAGCGGTGCCTGAGGTGTCAGAGAGCTATGGTATCTCCTCTGTCCCCACGTTCCTTTTCTTCAAAGCGGGGGAGAAGGTGGACAGCATGGACGGGGCCCATGCTCCTGAGCTGACCAAGAAGGTGCAGCGTCTGACAGTGAGTGGGAGTCCGGCTGGAGCTGTAGAAATTGGCAGCACAGATCTGAACCAGCGGCTGAAGAAGCTGATCAACGCGGCGCCCTGTATGCTCTTCATGAAGGGTTCCTCACAGGAGCCTCGCTGCGGGTTCAGCAGGCAGATCGTTTCCCTGCTCAAGCAACACAACATCCAGTTCAGCACCTTTGACATCCTGTCCGACGAAGAAGTTCGACAGGGGCTGAAGACCTACTCCAACTGGCCCACCTTTCCTCAGCTGTATGTGAATGGAGAGCTCATCGGAGGACTGGACATAGTGAAGGAGCTGGCGGAGTCCGGAGAGCTGGAGAACACCTGCCCGAAAGCTGTCACGCTGGAGCACCGTCTGAAGACCACCATCAACCAGAGCCCGgtgatgctgttcatgaaggGCAACAAAGAGAATGCGAAATGTGGCTTCAGCAGACAGATCCTGGAGATACTGAACGGCACCGGGGTGGATTATGACACCTTTGATATTCTGCAGGATGAAGAGCTGCGTCAGGGGCTGAAGACTTACTCTAACTGGCCAACTTACCCCCAGCTCTACGTGAATGGGGAGCTGATCGGAGGTTTGGACATAGTCAAGGAGCTGAATGGGAGTGGAGACCTGGTATCAGTTATGAAGGGGGACTCCTAG